One Euphorbia lathyris chromosome 1, ddEupLath1.1, whole genome shotgun sequence DNA segment encodes these proteins:
- the LOC136210588 gene encoding MYB-like transcription factor ODO1, with the protein MGRQPCCDKLGVKKGPWTADEDKKLINFILTNGQCCWRAVPKLAGLRRCGKSCRLRWTNYLRPDLKRGLLTDSEEQLVIDLHAHLGNRWSKIAARLPGRTDNEIKNHWNTHIKKKLLKMGIDPVTHEPFQKESKSDETSSSHTDVLPESICNNTNNEENKVNNSEENSNSNSNSSSTQDQNCYSDDQSLLLDNICNDEILLNCLWMDDQPPLVDAMSFNNNPDPPTIENIINVDAGCPYPSWEDNCSWLLDCQDFGVHDFGFDCFENTEFKAMNSLDIQDKD; encoded by the exons ATGGGCAGGCAACCTTGCTGCGATAAACTTGGCGTGAAAAAAGGTCCATGGACGGCCGATGAAGACAAGAAACTCATCAATTTCATTCTCACTAATGGCCAGTGCTGTTGGAGAGCTGTTCCTAAACTCGCCGGACTCCGTCGCTGCGGCAAAAGTTGCCGTCTTCGCTGGACTAATTATCTTCGCCCTGACTTGAAAAGAGGCCTTCTTACTGATTCTGAAGAACAATTGGTTATTGATCTTCATGCCCATCTTGGCAATAG gTGGTCAAAAATTGCAGCTAGGTTGCCAGGAAGAACAGACAATGAGATAAAGAATCACTGGAACACCCACATCAAGAAAAAGCTTCTGAAAATGGGAATTGATCCAGTAACTCATGAACCCTTCCAAAAAGAATCTAAGTCCGACGAAACCTCTTCATCACATACAGATGTTTTGCCTGAATCTATCTGCAATAACACTAACAACGAAGAAAATAAGGTTAATAATTCCGAGGAAAACTCAAACTCAAACTCAAATTCAAGCTCGACACAAGATCAAAACTGTTACAGCGATGATCAATCATTATTATTGGACAACATTTGCAACGACGAAATATTATTGAATTGCTTATGGATGGATGATCAGCCTCCTCTAGTTGATGCAATGTCATTCAACAACAATCCTGATCCTCCTACAATCGAAAACATCATTAATGTCGACGCAGGTTGTCCTTATCCATCCTGGGAAGATAATTGCAGTTGGTTATTGGATTGTCAAGACTTCGGTGTTCATGATTTTGGCTTTGATTGCTTCGAAAACACCGAATTCAAGGCCATGAACTCATTAGATATCCAAGACAAGGACTAA
- the LOC136210589 gene encoding uncharacterized protein isoform X2, giving the protein MVRGRDACWEHCVLVDATRQKVRCNYCHREFSGGVYRMKFHLAQIRNKDIVPCAEVPDDVRDHIRSILNTPKKQKTSKKVKVDPAANGQENSSSGSGGLHPNHGSSGQRGSMCPSLLFPHPSNTAEPIDDAQKQKQDNADKKIAVFFYHNSIAFSAAKSMYYQEMFDAVAECGVGYKAPSYEKLRSSLLEKAKVDVHDWYKKYQDQWKETGCTILCDSWFDGRAKSFLVFSVTCPKGTLFLKSVDISGHKDDSSYLFELLESIVLEVGVENVLQVITDSSAGYVYAGRLLMTKYSSLFWSPCASYCINKMLEDIGKQEWVATVLEEANTITTFIYSNAWTLNMMRRFTGGRELFRPRITRFVSKFLSLRAIVVQEENLVHMFSHSEWLTSIHSRQPDAQVIKSLLYQDRFWKYAHEAVSVSEPLVRVLRVVDGDMPAMGYIYQGLERAKVAIKAYYKGSTEKYMPIWDIIDRRWNLHSPLHAAAAFLNPSIFYNPNLRVDPQIRNGFQEAMMKMATSDKDKMDITKEHPMYINAQGALGTDFAIIGRTLNSPGAKTSYDVLNPKLKQAFRMK; this is encoded by the exons ATGGTTCGTGGAAGAGATGCGTGTTGGGAACATTGTGTTCTTGTGGATGCAACGAGGCAGAAGGTTAGGTGTAATTACTGTCATAGAGAATTCAGTGGAGGGGTTTACCGGATGAAGTTCCATTTGGCTCAAATTAGAAACAAAGATATAGTCCCCTGTGCAGAAGTCCCGGATGATGTTCGAGATCATATCCGAAGTATATTAAACACTCCTAAGAAACAGAAGACCTCCAAGAAAGTAAAGGTGGATCCAGCGGCAAATGGTCAAGAAAATAGCTCTTCTGGTAGTGGTGGTTTGCATCCTAACCATGGATCCAGTGGCCAACGGGGTAGCATGTGCCCGTCTTTGTTATTTCCGCATCCTTCAAATACCGCAGAGCCAATTGATGATGCTCAGAAGCAAAAACAGGATAACGCTGATAAGAAAATTGCAGTGTTTTTCTACCATAATTCCATTGCATTCAGTGCTGCTAAATCCATGTATTATCAGGAAATGTTTGATGCAGTAGCTGAATGCGGGGTAGGATATAAAGCTCCCAGTTACGAAAAGCTTAGATCCTCGCTATTGGAGAAAGCGAAAGTTGATGTGCATGATTGGTATAAGAAATACCAAGATCAATGGAAAGAAACAGGTTGCACAATCTTGTGCGACAGTTGGTTCGATGGTAGAGCCAAATCGTTCCTCGTGTTTTCAGTTACATGCCCCAAAGGGACGTTGTTTTTGAAATCAGTCGATATATCAGGCCACAAAGACGATTCTAGTTACTTGTTCGAGTTGCTCGAGTCAATTGTATTGGAGGTTGGTGTGGAAAATGTATTACAAGTTATAACAGATAGCTCTGCGGGTTATGTTTACGCAGGCAGGCTTCTCATGACTAAGTACAGTTCACTGTTTTGGTCGCCTTGTGCTTCGTATTGCATTAATAAGATGCTGGAGGATATCGGTAAACAAGAATGGGTAGCTACCGTGTTGGAGGAGGCAAACACCATTACTACATTCATATATAGTAATGCATGGACTTTGAATATGATGAGAAGATTCACCGGTGGAAGGGAATTGTTCCGCCCCAGAATCACTAGATTTGTAAGCAAGTTTCTCTCGTTAAGGGCCATCGTTGTTCAGGAGGAAAACTTAGTTCATATGTTCTCTCATTCAGAGTGGTTAACGTCCATTCATAGCAGACAACCGGATGCTCAAGTTATTAAATCCTTGTTGTATCAAGATCGATTTTGGAAGTATGCACACGAAGCTGTAAGTGTCTCTGAACCCCTTGTTCGAGTCCTGAGGGTTGTTGATGGGGACATGCCGGCAATGGGCTACATATACCAAGGATTAGAGAGAGCAAAGGTTGCAATCAAGGCATATTATAAGGGCAGTACAGAAAAATATATGCCAATTTGGGATATCATCGATCGAAGATGGAATCTGCATTCGCCATTACATGCTGCAGCAGCATTTCTTAACCCCTCAATTTTCTACAACCCGAACCTTAGAGTCGATCCGCAAATTAGGAATGGATTTCAAGAAGCTATGATGAAGATGGCTACCTCAGATAAAGATAAAATGGACATCACCAAAGAACATCCTATGTACATAAATGCCCAGGGTGCTCTTGGTACGGATTTTGCAATCATTGGAAGGACACTCAATTCTCCAG GAGCAAAAACGTCATATGATGTCCTAAATCCTAAGCTCAAACAAGCATTTAGGATGAAGTGA
- the LOC136210589 gene encoding uncharacterized protein isoform X1: MVRGRDACWEHCVLVDATRQKVRCNYCHREFSGGVYRMKFHLAQIRNKDIVPCAEVPDDVRDHIRSILNTPKKQKTSKKVKVDPAANGQENSSSGSGGLHPNHGSSGQRGSMCPSLLFPHPSNTAEPIDDAQKQKQDNADKKIAVFFYHNSIAFSAAKSMYYQEMFDAVAECGVGYKAPSYEKLRSSLLEKAKVDVHDWYKKYQDQWKETGCTILCDSWFDGRAKSFLVFSVTCPKGTLFLKSVDISGHKDDSSYLFELLESIVLEVGVENVLQVITDSSAGYVYAGRLLMTKYSSLFWSPCASYCINKMLEDIGKQEWVATVLEEANTITTFIYSNAWTLNMMRRFTGGRELFRPRITRFVSKFLSLRAIVVQEENLVHMFSHSEWLTSIHSRQPDAQVIKSLLYQDRFWKYAHEAVSVSEPLVRVLRVVDGDMPAMGYIYQGLERAKVAIKAYYKGSTEKYMPIWDIIDRRWNLHSPLHAAAAFLNPSIFYNPNLRVDPQIRNGFQEAMMKMATSDKDKMDITKEHPMYINAQGALGTDFAIIGRTLNSPGDWWAGFGYEIPTLQRVAMRILSQPCSSHWCRWNWSTFESIHTKKRNKVELEKLNDLVFVHCNLWLNGICQSRDRKCRAIVYDEIDVDSEWPTELESSTPLLDDSWLDNSPHEFRSSP; this comes from the exons ATGGTTCGTGGAAGAGATGCGTGTTGGGAACATTGTGTTCTTGTGGATGCAACGAGGCAGAAGGTTAGGTGTAATTACTGTCATAGAGAATTCAGTGGAGGGGTTTACCGGATGAAGTTCCATTTGGCTCAAATTAGAAACAAAGATATAGTCCCCTGTGCAGAAGTCCCGGATGATGTTCGAGATCATATCCGAAGTATATTAAACACTCCTAAGAAACAGAAGACCTCCAAGAAAGTAAAGGTGGATCCAGCGGCAAATGGTCAAGAAAATAGCTCTTCTGGTAGTGGTGGTTTGCATCCTAACCATGGATCCAGTGGCCAACGGGGTAGCATGTGCCCGTCTTTGTTATTTCCGCATCCTTCAAATACCGCAGAGCCAATTGATGATGCTCAGAAGCAAAAACAGGATAACGCTGATAAGAAAATTGCAGTGTTTTTCTACCATAATTCCATTGCATTCAGTGCTGCTAAATCCATGTATTATCAGGAAATGTTTGATGCAGTAGCTGAATGCGGGGTAGGATATAAAGCTCCCAGTTACGAAAAGCTTAGATCCTCGCTATTGGAGAAAGCGAAAGTTGATGTGCATGATTGGTATAAGAAATACCAAGATCAATGGAAAGAAACAGGTTGCACAATCTTGTGCGACAGTTGGTTCGATGGTAGAGCCAAATCGTTCCTCGTGTTTTCAGTTACATGCCCCAAAGGGACGTTGTTTTTGAAATCAGTCGATATATCAGGCCACAAAGACGATTCTAGTTACTTGTTCGAGTTGCTCGAGTCAATTGTATTGGAGGTTGGTGTGGAAAATGTATTACAAGTTATAACAGATAGCTCTGCGGGTTATGTTTACGCAGGCAGGCTTCTCATGACTAAGTACAGTTCACTGTTTTGGTCGCCTTGTGCTTCGTATTGCATTAATAAGATGCTGGAGGATATCGGTAAACAAGAATGGGTAGCTACCGTGTTGGAGGAGGCAAACACCATTACTACATTCATATATAGTAATGCATGGACTTTGAATATGATGAGAAGATTCACCGGTGGAAGGGAATTGTTCCGCCCCAGAATCACTAGATTTGTAAGCAAGTTTCTCTCGTTAAGGGCCATCGTTGTTCAGGAGGAAAACTTAGTTCATATGTTCTCTCATTCAGAGTGGTTAACGTCCATTCATAGCAGACAACCGGATGCTCAAGTTATTAAATCCTTGTTGTATCAAGATCGATTTTGGAAGTATGCACACGAAGCTGTAAGTGTCTCTGAACCCCTTGTTCGAGTCCTGAGGGTTGTTGATGGGGACATGCCGGCAATGGGCTACATATACCAAGGATTAGAGAGAGCAAAGGTTGCAATCAAGGCATATTATAAGGGCAGTACAGAAAAATATATGCCAATTTGGGATATCATCGATCGAAGATGGAATCTGCATTCGCCATTACATGCTGCAGCAGCATTTCTTAACCCCTCAATTTTCTACAACCCGAACCTTAGAGTCGATCCGCAAATTAGGAATGGATTTCAAGAAGCTATGATGAAGATGGCTACCTCAGATAAAGATAAAATGGACATCACCAAAGAACATCCTATGTACATAAATGCCCAGGGTGCTCTTGGTACGGATTTTGCAATCATTGGAAGGACACTCAATTCTCCAG GTGATTGGTGGGCAGGATTCGGGTACGAAATTCCGACTCTGCAACGAGTAGCTATGAGAATACTAAGCCAGCCTTGCAGTTCACATTGGTGCAGATGGAATTGGAGCACATTTGAAAGCATACACACCAAGAAAAGGAACAAAGTAGAGCtggaaaaattgaatgatttggTATTTGTTCATTGCAATCTTTGGTTAAATGGCATTTGCCAAAGTAGGGATAGAAAATGTAGAGCTATTGTGTATGATGAAATAGATGTTGATTCTGAATGGCCTACTGAATTGGAATCTTCTACTCCTCTCTTGGATGATTCATGGTTGGATAATTCCCCCCATGAGTTTAGGAGTAGTCCTTGA